One genomic region from Salinicola endophyticus encodes:
- a CDS encoding EF-hand domain-containing protein: MAARRYRTEFVIDGDSRSAVKANDAARESTERLTREMQQAERQSESTSESLLSIGSKATAMAAAVGLSATGIAAMTAQTAAAVREQSNLARAVGVSVQTLQSWSYAGRQVGIDSEKMGDIFKDTADKIGDAFANGGGEAMDALKALNLSAKDLINLSPDKQIQAIGERLVGLPKAQQVTILESIADNASRLIPLFEDNSRLLTEYAQQARKLRIELPQEDIDRLDSAGQSLQYLQEVGRGLAQTVAVELSPAIDHTADTVNGLLDTLGGMEGVVSKGTVALELMASVAAGRALVGLGNLRDRLGDYLNAQKQQTAAQNTAILTERRASAEALRLAQSRQASAKQALANAQATATATGITTNRTKAIRQLAAANGELISAERRHEAAMNASTVSATRYAVAMRGVGTVARGALAMLGGWPGLLIAGATAAVMLSDSSDDLSDSLDGVGESLSLLETPLDTVIAKFGQLSRDQQAAALANWGDKQQEQADKAADALEKIKAQAVEDFGGVSLWGGVDADQQAAYREFIAQLDEAAARGESLTEVMSRNAEALGVPQEKLREWAKLAGIYDTSREKAAAYGDRMDAVAESQRNAADAAHSAVGGLAAVERALGSSGEKWGDYLAKLQASRDTLGMTAAEAAAYAANQAGYTGLYAEQSGAIAGQADALKGYQTALEQGDATEAAVQLARAQRFAEAEAMVQAQLGNLQTLSGLLQGVQSDLSATALSAALVVGEGAGDVNDLVAQALATIEARAAAIRETTNFGSKASDEAKALAKSVKDAQQTYDSLRESFDPLGTAADAYAKKQDALNLLQREGKITAEQAAQAQAELTQQYRESIDPLQGIIDRMDPAAARARAFHDELARVQKAARAAGRSELEITAATAQLAAEYAKADREADPYYQRTLELRQAYDSSALKARQLQQDLADLNARYRAHAIGPQEYQRSVAAVREEMSELARQTSPYADEMAKAWEDAAERIDETFADAFAGGLDSFDDFSGQLIDGFKRLLAELAYQATLKPIVVSFTSSVGNALGIGGIGGGGAGAGGGGLGGLGDLGSLGRNLFDSISSGFGGIQWAGAPTGATAYTQGFGSQVATGGGMFGGSLQNFSGMNGLASMGAGYVGSQLGTSVGSSVFGKQANSNWGATAGGAIGTYFGGPIGSFAGSALGGMLDAAFGSSRKYKAAFQQFAETPDRDYGTGGTPYYSSGYYRDGDLGRGRESAFGSFGFLSKQKFEPSDMIDFLDALQALDNIIASGADADQIDAVTQSMNGFYTSVKNDPLADILSDRMVVIKRALLASSSDVGDALIERVGDITADNAEQLAPRLAQALQLGNLIDGLGGVVQDYAEQVATTSKASLDEIMANIQTSAANYQAVTSATDLLGLHFDALADGAVAASNTLATLAGGIDSLSALQQRYADTYLTDEQRRANALRAVGEQLEAFNRATGESVTDKGGLETLIRSLDLMTESGQKTYVAALQLVGAFEQLDQVTEQINAQFDELAREAQGRVDSAKAAAAQALGQFNDQAYQQQLDLLGLLGRDQAALTLQRQRELASIDESLRPIQERIWALQDEKAAHQDAQKAVTDYQQALASAGDALAGTLGNISRWIDQQNATGGAPAADLQESQAQFARQLVLAQNGDRSALESITQYADQYLNAGQGYYGSGTGYQSIRDDVLDALGSLPDQVSAEEYIADEIKQALLAQTSSLTDDLSAVLRGDNPSSIADRLSGYFDALAGGIDGVLTRDQLKLVMNGKATDAQLVAMVRALDLNGDAVVSGLESVIIRGMPTDSVLANVLMSQLRANGDKALTDDQVRKALSPIATDSEIRRLIAQVDADGNGLLTAQELTNARLGGLSRGIAGALNPMFDRIDTSLDGLIDYGEFGKYFQGLASDTQLKRIFTQLDTDGDGQISALEAIKGATDAVGDNTGSLEQRSLEQLEKLTSLTSEMTRTTDQFVDLNGNMVSLRDAIGALGVAQEEMARIERERAAALQAEQQQVADARAKEAKRAALETQIKQAQSNVTRFDGQVDAWESRTERETGIDVGSARFERLLSIAESRNYLTADYDVFRAKVAKEGDPAFWYAAEIARDLAYRKSYVDKIADLRRELSALDGSHANGLDYVPFDGYRAELHQGEFVATAAEAPAVRAFLDGALPPVVMPPPAASGVDERLAAMMRDNNRLMQQNAELLSRLEQHAAAGVRVSAEGHRRQIAATEQGNRSLERLESDKRLEKARA; this comes from the coding sequence ATGGCAGCCCGTCGTTACCGCACCGAGTTTGTCATTGACGGCGATAGCCGTAGTGCCGTCAAGGCCAACGACGCCGCGCGCGAGTCCACCGAGCGGCTGACGCGCGAGATGCAGCAGGCCGAGCGCCAGTCGGAATCGACCAGCGAAAGCCTGTTGTCGATCGGCTCCAAGGCGACAGCGATGGCGGCAGCGGTGGGGCTGAGTGCCACCGGTATCGCGGCGATGACGGCTCAGACCGCGGCGGCGGTGCGCGAGCAGAGCAATCTGGCGCGCGCCGTGGGCGTTAGCGTGCAGACGCTGCAGAGCTGGAGCTATGCCGGCCGTCAGGTGGGCATCGACAGCGAGAAGATGGGCGACATCTTCAAGGACACCGCCGACAAGATCGGCGATGCCTTCGCCAACGGCGGCGGCGAGGCGATGGACGCCCTCAAGGCGCTCAACCTCTCCGCCAAGGATCTCATCAACCTCTCGCCGGATAAGCAGATTCAGGCTATCGGCGAACGCCTGGTCGGGCTGCCCAAGGCTCAGCAGGTGACCATTCTGGAGTCGATCGCCGACAACGCCAGCCGCCTGATTCCGCTGTTCGAGGATAACTCGCGCCTGCTGACCGAGTACGCCCAGCAGGCGCGCAAACTGCGTATCGAGCTGCCCCAGGAGGACATCGACCGCCTCGATTCTGCCGGGCAGTCGCTGCAGTACCTGCAGGAGGTCGGGCGCGGCCTGGCACAGACGGTCGCGGTAGAGCTATCCCCGGCGATCGACCACACCGCCGATACGGTGAATGGTCTACTCGATACCCTGGGCGGCATGGAGGGTGTCGTTAGCAAGGGCACAGTAGCGCTCGAGCTAATGGCGTCCGTTGCCGCTGGGCGCGCCCTGGTGGGGCTCGGTAATTTGCGTGATCGCCTGGGCGATTATCTGAACGCCCAGAAGCAGCAGACCGCGGCGCAGAACACCGCCATTTTGACCGAGCGCCGTGCCTCGGCCGAGGCGCTGCGTCTGGCGCAATCGCGCCAGGCGTCAGCCAAGCAGGCGCTGGCCAACGCCCAGGCCACGGCCACCGCCACGGGTATCACTACCAACCGCACCAAGGCCATTCGCCAGTTGGCGGCTGCCAATGGTGAGCTGATCTCCGCCGAGCGTCGGCACGAAGCGGCAATGAACGCCTCGACCGTTTCCGCGACGCGCTATGCGGTGGCGATGCGCGGTGTCGGCACCGTCGCCCGTGGTGCGTTGGCCATGCTCGGCGGCTGGCCGGGTCTGCTGATCGCCGGCGCCACGGCGGCGGTGATGCTGAGCGATTCCAGCGACGATCTCTCGGATAGCCTCGACGGCGTGGGCGAGTCGCTGTCGCTGCTCGAAACGCCGCTCGATACCGTGATTGCGAAGTTCGGCCAGCTCTCCCGCGACCAGCAGGCCGCGGCGCTGGCCAACTGGGGCGACAAGCAGCAGGAGCAGGCCGACAAGGCCGCCGACGCGCTGGAGAAGATCAAAGCGCAGGCGGTCGAGGATTTCGGCGGCGTCTCGCTGTGGGGTGGAGTCGATGCCGACCAACAAGCGGCCTATCGCGAGTTCATCGCCCAGCTCGACGAAGCTGCGGCGCGCGGTGAGAGCCTGACCGAGGTTATGTCGCGCAACGCCGAAGCGCTCGGCGTGCCGCAGGAAAAGCTGCGCGAGTGGGCCAAGCTGGCGGGCATCTACGACACCTCGCGCGAGAAAGCGGCCGCCTACGGTGACCGCATGGACGCCGTCGCCGAGTCACAGCGCAATGCCGCCGATGCCGCTCATAGCGCCGTCGGTGGCCTGGCCGCCGTCGAGCGCGCCCTGGGGTCCAGCGGTGAGAAGTGGGGCGACTACCTGGCCAAGTTGCAGGCGTCCCGCGACACCCTCGGCATGACCGCGGCCGAGGCCGCGGCGTATGCCGCCAATCAGGCCGGCTATACCGGGCTCTACGCCGAGCAGTCTGGCGCCATCGCTGGGCAGGCCGACGCGCTCAAGGGCTACCAGACCGCGCTCGAGCAGGGCGACGCCACCGAGGCAGCGGTGCAGCTCGCTCGCGCCCAGCGGTTTGCCGAAGCCGAGGCGATGGTGCAGGCCCAGCTGGGCAACCTACAGACGCTGTCCGGGTTGCTGCAGGGTGTGCAATCGGACCTTTCCGCGACAGCACTGTCGGCCGCGCTGGTGGTGGGCGAGGGCGCTGGCGATGTTAACGACCTGGTGGCGCAGGCCCTGGCCACCATCGAAGCCCGCGCCGCCGCGATCCGCGAAACCACCAACTTTGGCAGCAAGGCCAGCGACGAGGCCAAGGCGCTGGCGAAATCAGTCAAAGACGCCCAGCAGACCTACGACAGCCTGCGCGAGTCGTTCGACCCGCTGGGCACCGCGGCCGACGCCTACGCCAAAAAACAGGACGCGCTCAACTTGCTGCAGCGCGAGGGCAAGATTACCGCCGAGCAGGCGGCGCAGGCGCAGGCCGAGCTGACGCAGCAGTATCGCGAGAGCATCGACCCGTTACAGGGCATCATCGATCGCATGGACCCCGCGGCGGCCCGCGCGCGAGCCTTCCATGATGAGCTGGCCCGAGTCCAGAAAGCCGCCCGCGCCGCCGGGCGTAGCGAGCTGGAAATCACCGCGGCCACCGCGCAGCTGGCGGCGGAATACGCCAAGGCGGATCGCGAGGCGGACCCGTACTATCAACGCACGCTCGAGCTGCGCCAGGCATACGACAGCAGCGCGCTCAAGGCGCGCCAGCTCCAGCAGGATCTTGCCGACCTCAATGCGCGCTATCGCGCCCACGCGATCGGCCCGCAGGAGTATCAGCGTTCCGTTGCCGCCGTGCGCGAGGAGATGAGCGAGCTGGCGCGCCAGACCTCACCTTATGCCGACGAGATGGCCAAGGCGTGGGAAGACGCCGCCGAGCGCATCGACGAGACCTTTGCCGACGCATTTGCCGGGGGGTTGGACTCGTTCGACGATTTCAGCGGCCAGCTGATAGACGGCTTCAAGCGGCTGCTGGCCGAGCTGGCTTATCAAGCCACGCTCAAGCCAATCGTCGTCAGCTTCACGTCGAGCGTGGGCAATGCCCTGGGCATCGGCGGTATCGGTGGCGGCGGTGCCGGCGCGGGTGGTGGTGGGCTCGGCGGGCTGGGTGACCTCGGCAGCCTCGGGCGTAATCTGTTCGACTCGATCAGTAGCGGCTTTGGCGGCATCCAGTGGGCGGGGGCGCCCACAGGTGCTACGGCCTACACCCAGGGTTTCGGCTCCCAGGTGGCCACCGGCGGCGGCATGTTCGGCGGCTCGCTGCAGAATTTCAGCGGCATGAATGGCCTGGCGTCGATGGGTGCCGGCTATGTCGGCAGCCAGTTGGGTACGTCGGTCGGCTCGTCGGTGTTCGGCAAGCAAGCGAACAGCAACTGGGGGGCCACCGCCGGCGGCGCCATCGGGACCTATTTTGGCGGGCCTATCGGCTCGTTCGCAGGCTCTGCCCTGGGCGGCATGCTCGATGCCGCTTTCGGCAGCTCGCGCAAGTACAAGGCAGCGTTTCAGCAGTTCGCCGAGACGCCCGACCGCGACTATGGCACCGGCGGTACGCCCTACTACAGCTCGGGGTACTACCGCGACGGCGATCTCGGCCGTGGGCGGGAGTCGGCATTCGGCTCGTTCGGGTTCCTGTCGAAACAGAAATTCGAACCGTCCGACATGATCGACTTCCTCGACGCCCTGCAGGCGCTCGACAACATCATCGCCAGCGGTGCGGACGCCGATCAGATCGACGCCGTCACCCAGTCGATGAACGGGTTTTACACCTCGGTCAAGAACGACCCGCTGGCGGACATCCTCAGCGACCGGATGGTAGTCATCAAGCGCGCGTTGCTGGCCAGCTCTAGCGACGTGGGGGATGCCCTGATCGAGCGCGTCGGCGACATTACCGCCGACAACGCCGAGCAGCTGGCGCCGCGGCTGGCCCAGGCCCTGCAGTTGGGTAACCTGATCGACGGCTTGGGCGGCGTCGTGCAGGACTACGCCGAGCAGGTGGCCACGACCTCGAAAGCCTCGCTCGACGAGATCATGGCCAATATCCAGACCTCGGCGGCCAACTATCAGGCAGTCACCAGCGCGACCGATCTCCTCGGCCTGCACTTCGACGCCCTGGCCGATGGGGCGGTGGCGGCAAGCAACACCCTGGCCACCCTGGCCGGCGGCATAGACAGCCTCTCGGCGCTGCAGCAGCGCTACGCCGACACCTACCTGACCGACGAGCAGCGCCGGGCCAACGCCTTGCGCGCGGTGGGTGAACAGCTCGAGGCGTTCAACCGCGCCACCGGTGAGAGCGTGACCGACAAGGGCGGGCTCGAGACGCTGATTCGCTCTCTCGACCTGATGACCGAGAGCGGCCAGAAAACCTACGTTGCCGCGCTGCAGCTGGTCGGGGCGTTCGAACAGCTCGACCAGGTGACCGAGCAGATCAACGCCCAGTTTGACGAGCTGGCACGGGAGGCCCAGGGACGTGTCGATAGCGCCAAAGCGGCCGCCGCCCAGGCGCTGGGGCAGTTCAACGACCAAGCCTACCAGCAGCAGCTCGACCTGCTCGGGCTGTTGGGTCGCGATCAGGCCGCGCTGACCCTGCAGCGTCAGCGCGAGCTGGCGTCGATCGACGAAAGCCTGCGCCCGATTCAGGAGCGTATCTGGGCGCTGCAGGACGAGAAGGCCGCGCACCAGGACGCGCAGAAAGCGGTGACGGACTACCAGCAGGCGCTAGCCAGCGCCGGCGATGCGCTGGCGGGCACCCTGGGCAATATCAGCCGCTGGATCGACCAGCAGAACGCTACCGGCGGCGCGCCGGCGGCCGACCTGCAGGAGAGCCAGGCCCAGTTCGCGCGGCAGCTGGTGCTGGCGCAGAACGGCGACCGTTCGGCGCTGGAGTCGATCACCCAATATGCCGACCAGTACCTGAATGCGGGTCAGGGGTACTACGGCAGCGGCACCGGCTATCAGTCGATCCGGGATGACGTGCTGGACGCGCTCGGCTCGCTGCCCGACCAGGTGTCGGCCGAGGAGTACATCGCCGACGAGATCAAGCAGGCGCTACTGGCGCAGACCTCGAGCCTGACCGATGACCTCTCGGCGGTGCTGCGCGGCGACAACCCGTCGTCGATCGCGGATCGTCTCTCGGGGTATTTCGACGCGCTGGCCGGCGGTATCGACGGCGTGTTGACCCGTGACCAGCTCAAGCTGGTGATGAACGGCAAGGCCACCGATGCGCAGCTGGTGGCCATGGTGCGGGCGCTGGATCTCAACGGCGACGCAGTGGTGTCGGGTCTCGAATCCGTGATCATCCGCGGCATGCCGACCGACTCGGTATTGGCCAACGTGCTGATGAGCCAGCTGCGCGCCAACGGCGACAAGGCACTGACCGACGACCAGGTGCGCAAGGCACTGTCGCCGATCGCTACCGATTCGGAGATCCGCCGCCTGATCGCCCAGGTGGACGCCGACGGCAATGGCCTGCTCACCGCCCAGGAGCTGACCAACGCCCGGCTGGGCGGACTCTCGCGCGGCATCGCCGGCGCCCTGAATCCGATGTTCGATCGGATCGATACCAGCCTGGATGGGCTGATCGACTACGGCGAGTTCGGGAAGTATTTCCAAGGGCTGGCCAGCGACACGCAGTTGAAGCGGATCTTCACGCAGCTCGATACCGACGGTGACGGCCAGATCAGTGCGCTCGAGGCGATCAAGGGCGCGACCGATGCCGTGGGCGACAACACCGGGTCGCTCGAACAGCGCTCGCTGGAGCAGCTGGAAAAGCTCACCAGCCTGACCAGCGAGATGACGCGGACAACCGATCAGTTCGTAGATCTCAACGGCAACATGGTGTCGCTGCGCGATGCGATCGGCGCCTTGGGCGTGGCTCAGGAGGAGATGGCGCGCATCGAGCGCGAGCGCGCCGCGGCGCTGCAGGCCGAGCAGCAGCAGGTAGCGGACGCCCGGGCCAAGGAAGCCAAGCGCGCCGCGCTGGAAACGCAGATCAAACAGGCGCAATCGAATGTGACGCGCTTCGATGGCCAGGTCGATGCCTGGGAATCGCGCACCGAGCGCGAGACCGGCATTGACGTGGGTAGTGCGCGTTTCGAGCGGCTGCTATCGATCGCGGAGAGCCGCAACTATCTGACGGCTGACTATGACGTGTTCCGCGCCAAGGTGGCCAAGGAGGGCGACCCGGCGTTCTGGTACGCCGCCGAGATCGCCCGCGACCTGGCCTACCGCAAAAGCTACGTCGACAAAATCGCCGATCTCCGGCGCGAGCTGAGTGCGCTGGACGGCAGCCACGCCAACGGGCTCGACTACGTGCCGTTCGACGGCTACCGCGCCGAGCTACACCAGGGCGAGTTCGTGGCCACCGCCGCCGAGGCGCCGGCCGTGCGCGCGTTTCTCGATGGCGCTTTGCCGCCGGTGGTGATGCCGCCACCGGCGGCTTCGGGCGTCGACGAGCGGCTGGCGGCGATGATGCGTGACAACAACCGGCTGATGCAGCAAAACGCCGAGCTGTTGAGCCGTCTCGAGCAGCACGCCGCGGCCGGGGTGCGCGTCAGCGCCGAGGGGCATCGCCGGCAGATCGCGGCGACCGAGCAGGGTAACCGCTCGCTCGAGCGCCTGGAGTCCGATAAACGACTGGAGAAGGCCCGCGCATGA
- a CDS encoding DUF1799 domain-containing protein, whose amino-acid sequence MGRAWASGAGGGKSDFRSDLDKLGITVAEKYLAPREVEVWPQHADALEVFLQCAGQWLYLPSFGGAPVAQGLDRAAVASVMQMLGVEDTRQTLKRLQHIEAGALEVMRQR is encoded by the coding sequence CTGGGCCGGGCGTGGGCGAGTGGTGCGGGTGGCGGCAAGAGCGACTTTCGCTCTGACCTCGACAAGCTGGGGATAACGGTCGCGGAGAAATACCTGGCCCCCAGGGAAGTCGAGGTATGGCCCCAGCATGCGGATGCGCTTGAGGTTTTCCTACAGTGCGCCGGGCAGTGGCTTTATCTGCCCTCGTTCGGCGGCGCGCCCGTGGCCCAGGGGCTCGACCGTGCAGCCGTGGCCAGTGTGATGCAGATGCTGGGTGTCGAGGACACCCGGCAGACGCTCAAGCGGTTGCAGCACATCGAGGCCGGCGCGCTGGAAGTCATGCGGCAGCGTTAG